The proteins below come from a single Argonema galeatum A003/A1 genomic window:
- a CDS encoding fatty acid desaturase produces METTVKKSDFALAPYMKSNDLRATYQILNTVVPYLLLWFLAVKAAFISFWLLPPIMVLMALFSGRCFALMHDCGHYSLFRSKRVNRVIGFMLGAINAIPQYPWSRGHAYHHKTNGDWERYRGPSALISTEEFAKLSPSAQRRYELLRHPLMIFPGGFFYLAIKPRLALILGTYRFIGHLLTCLKQDPGIGLAKIISSHKSRNWYTAGEFWDLLFNNICVVGGWIFLGHLLGFGFFLSVYSITLTFSAAIFICVFFVQHNFDGSYAHKTEGWDYLRGAIEGSSYLELPTVFKWFAADIGYHNIHHLSERIPNYNLEACHNENRHLLADSKVLRMSDIPNCFKFILWDSASSRLVSIASFRQAAQSIVDTEPSFLDRTDQEKAIVKNVEA; encoded by the coding sequence ATGGAAACTACGGTTAAAAAGTCGGACTTTGCCCTAGCTCCCTACATGAAGAGCAACGACTTACGGGCGACTTATCAAATTCTCAATACAGTTGTTCCCTATCTCCTTTTATGGTTTTTAGCAGTTAAAGCAGCTTTTATTTCCTTTTGGTTGCTTCCACCAATTATGGTTCTGATGGCGCTTTTTTCAGGGCGTTGTTTTGCTTTGATGCACGATTGCGGACACTATTCGCTCTTTCGTTCAAAACGGGTTAATCGGGTCATCGGTTTTATGCTGGGTGCGATCAACGCGATCCCCCAATACCCCTGGTCAAGAGGTCATGCCTATCACCACAAAACAAACGGTGATTGGGAGCGGTATCGCGGACCTTCTGCATTGATCTCGACTGAGGAGTTTGCCAAACTCAGTCCATCTGCTCAGCGGCGGTATGAATTACTGAGACACCCATTGATGATCTTCCCTGGAGGTTTTTTCTACCTTGCCATTAAGCCAAGACTTGCCCTGATTTTGGGAACATATCGTTTTATTGGTCATCTCCTGACTTGCCTGAAGCAAGATCCGGGTATCGGTTTAGCAAAAATCATCTCCTCCCATAAATCTAGAAATTGGTACACGGCGGGTGAGTTTTGGGATCTGCTCTTCAACAACATTTGCGTAGTTGGAGGTTGGATTTTTCTTGGTCATTTACTGGGATTTGGTTTTTTCCTCAGCGTTTACTCAATTACGCTAACTTTTTCGGCGGCAATCTTCATCTGCGTCTTCTTTGTGCAACATAACTTTGATGGCTCTTACGCCCACAAAACGGAAGGCTGGGATTATCTACGCGGAGCAATTGAGGGCAGCAGTTACCTGGAGTTACCGACAGTTTTCAAATGGTTTGCCGCAGACATTGGCTACCACAATATTCATCATCTTTCCGAAAGAATCCCTAATTACAACCTAGAAGCTTGCCACAATGAGAATCGTCACCTGCTAGCTGATTCAAAAGTGCTGCGAATGTCCGATATTCCTAATTGTTTCAAATTTATCCTGTGGGATTCTGCCTCAAGTCGTCTGGTATCGATCGCATCATTTCGTCAAGCTGCCCAATCCATTGTGGATACAGAACCAAGTTTCCTGGACAGAACCGATCAGGAAAAAGCGATCGTCAAAAATGTTGAGGCTTAA
- a CDS encoding alpha/beta fold hydrolase, with the protein MTPSASTNETATQTWTWQGFPICYQTQGNEGPAVILVHGFGASWGHWRKNIPILAKTCRVYAIDLIGFGASAKPIPGVEIEYTFETWAQQIADFCREVVGSPAFLVGNSIGCIAAMQAAVDYPDIAKGVALLNCSLRLLHDRKRAHLPWYRRSSAPILQKLLAVKGVGQLFFDRLAKPKVVRKILLQAYKNPEAVTDELVDILMAPAFDPGAVDVFLAFTRYSQGPLPEDLLPLLPCPAIILWGTEDPWEPIALGRELANFPQVQKFIPIQGVGHCPQDEAPELVNPILEQWVMENFRS; encoded by the coding sequence TCAGACTCAAGGAAACGAAGGCCCAGCAGTTATCCTTGTACATGGCTTCGGTGCTTCTTGGGGGCACTGGCGCAAGAACATCCCTATATTAGCTAAAACCTGCCGAGTTTATGCTATTGACTTGATTGGCTTTGGTGCATCAGCTAAACCGATTCCAGGAGTTGAGATTGAGTATACCTTTGAAACTTGGGCGCAGCAGATTGCTGATTTTTGTCGGGAAGTCGTCGGTAGCCCCGCATTTTTAGTCGGTAATTCTATTGGCTGTATCGCGGCGATGCAGGCAGCGGTAGACTATCCAGATATCGCCAAAGGGGTTGCCCTGCTCAACTGTTCTCTACGGCTGTTGCACGATCGCAAACGCGCCCACTTACCCTGGTATAGACGATCTAGTGCCCCAATATTACAAAAACTCCTAGCCGTCAAGGGTGTTGGTCAGTTGTTTTTCGATCGACTGGCTAAGCCAAAAGTTGTTCGGAAAATTCTGCTCCAAGCCTATAAAAATCCAGAAGCAGTTACGGACGAACTGGTGGATATCCTGATGGCACCAGCATTTGACCCTGGTGCTGTAGATGTCTTTCTAGCTTTTACGCGCTATTCCCAAGGGCCGCTACCCGAAGACCTTCTGCCCCTTCTGCCCTGTCCGGCGATAATTTTGTGGGGGACAGAAGACCCTTGGGAACCGATCGCGCTGGGGCGAGAATTAGCTAACTTTCCGCAAGTGCAAAAGTTCATTCCCATTCAAGGCGTTGGGCATTGTCCGCAGGATGAAGCGCCTGAGTTGGTGAATCCAATTTTGGAGCAATGGGTAATGGAGAATTTTAGATCTTAG